GTTCCTGCCCGGCACGGACCCCATTCACAAGGTGTCCATCATCCCTCGCGGCCGGGCTCTGGGCGTGACCATGCAGCTGCCCGTGGACGACCGGCATACGTACTCCAAGACGTACCTGCAGAACAATCTGGCCGTGCTTTTCGGCGGCAGGGCCGCAGAGGAGCTGGTCTTCAATTCCATCACTACCGGTGCCGGCAACGACATCGAGCGCGCCACGGCCATGGCCAGGCGCATGGTCTGCGAGTGGGGCATGAGCGAGGAGTTCGGCCCCATGGCGCTGGGCAAGAAGGACGATGAGGTCTTTTTGGGCCGCGACATGGCCCACATCAAGGACTACAGCGACGAGACGGCCAAGCTCATCGACCTGGAGGTCAAGCGGATTCTGGGAGACGCTTACGGCCGCGCCAAGACCATCCTGCAGGACAATGTCGAATTGCTGCACTCCCTGTCCCTGGCGCTCATCGATCGCGAGACCCTGACCGGCGAGGAGGTCGGAAGGATCATCAAGGGAGAGACCCTGGCTCCGGTCCAGAACGGCGTGAAGCAGGCGTCCGCGCCGGAGGCTCCGGCAGCCGAAGGTGACTCGCCGGATGAGGGGTTCACCCTGGACGAGGAGAACAGCGGCGACAAGGCGGGAGAATAAACCATGAACCCGGAGAGATTGAATACGGTCTCCTGGGATGTGTGCAGGGGGAGGACCTTGGGTCCTGCCCCCTTTTTTGTTGTGGGCATCCTGAACGTCACGCCCGATTCTTTTTATGACGGCGGTCAGGCCGCCGATGTTGATGCCGCCGTGGCCAAGGGACTTGCCCTCATCGATGAAGGGGCGGACATCATCGACATAGGCGGGGAGAGCACCCGCCCTTTTTCCGAGCCTGTCTCTGCGGACACGGAGCTGGCTCGGGTATTGCCTGTCGTGCGCGGGATTCTCGCGGTCAGGCCGGACGCCGTGCTTTCCGTGGACAGCACCAAGGCCAGCGTGGCCAGGGCGTGCCTAGACGCCGGGGCCCTGATCCTCAACGACGTCTCGGCCATGGAGGTGGACCCGGAACTCCTGCAGGTCGTAGGGGATTATCATCCCGGCTACGTCCTCATGCACAGCCTCGGCCGTCCCCGTTCGATGCAGGTCGAACCCAGGTACGATGACGTGGTGGCCGAGATCATGCGGTTTTTTGCCGCAAAGCTCGAAATCCTGGTGCGTTCAGGGGTGCCCGAGTCCAGAATCGTCCTTGATCCCGGCATCGGATTTGGCAAGACGGTTGAACATAATCTTGAAATATTGAAAAATATCTGTAAATTATTTGAATTCGGCCGACCTGTGTACATGGCGCTTTCCAACAAATCCCTGTGGGGAGGGCTGCTTGGCCGCCAGGGGCGGGAGCGCAACGCGGCCACGCTGGCCGCGACCGTTGCGCTTTACGGGAAGGGCGTGCGCATCCACAGGGTGCATGAGGTACGCGAAATTCGTGACGGTCTGACCGTTGTCCACATGCTGGGGAAGGGAACTTCGGGAGAACAAGGGTGCTGAGTTTTACCGTAGGCAATCTGCAGATCAACTGGCGGGATATCCTCGATATCCTGCTCGTGGGCTATATTTTTTTCCGGATAATTCTGCTGATCAAGGGCACCCGGGCAGTCTCGGTCATCTACGGGCTTCTTCTCATAATCGTGACGTATTTCGCCGCTGGTCAGTTCGGACTGTACACCCTGAACTGGCTGCTCGGTAATTTCCTTGGCTCCATCTTCCTTGTGGTCATCATCCTTTTCAGGCGTGATATCCGCAAGGCGCTGGCGGTCATGGGGGCGACCACCATTTTCAAGAAGGACTCGGTGCAGACCGCCGTTCTAGACGAACTGATCCTCGCGCTGGTGCACATGGCCAAGAACAAGACCGGTGCGCTGATCGTCATCGAGCGCAACATCCCCATGGGTGACGTGGTTTCGGGGGGCATCGAGTTGCATGCGGCGTTCAGCAAGGATTTGCTGCTGACGATTTTTCATCCCGACACCCCACTGCATGACGGGGCGGTCATTATCCGTGACAACCGGGTAGAGGCGGCAGCATGTATTTTGCCTTTGGCCGTCGGCCTCAAGCATGAGTCGTCCCTGGGTACCCGGCATCGCGCCGCCATCGGCGTGACCGAGGAGACGGACGCCGTGGCGCTTATTGTATCCGAGGAGCGGGGCAGT
The genomic region above belongs to Deltaproteobacteria bacterium HGW-Deltaproteobacteria-18 and contains:
- the folP gene encoding dihydropteroate synthase; its protein translation is MNPERLNTVSWDVCRGRTLGPAPFFVVGILNVTPDSFYDGGQAADVDAAVAKGLALIDEGADIIDIGGESTRPFSEPVSADTELARVLPVVRGILAVRPDAVLSVDSTKASVARACLDAGALILNDVSAMEVDPELLQVVGDYHPGYVLMHSLGRPRSMQVEPRYDDVVAEIMRFFAAKLEILVRSGVPESRIVLDPGIGFGKTVEHNLEILKNICKLFEFGRPVYMALSNKSLWGGLLGRQGRERNAATLAATVALYGKGVRIHRVHEVREIRDGLTVVHMLGKGTSGEQGC
- a CDS encoding TIGR00159 family protein, encoding MLSFTVGNLQINWRDILDILLVGYIFFRIILLIKGTRAVSVIYGLLLIIVTYFAAGQFGLYTLNWLLGNFLGSIFLVVIILFRRDIRKALAVMGATTIFKKDSVQTAVLDELILALVHMAKNKTGALIVIERNIPMGDVVSGGIELHAAFSKDLLLTIFHPDTPLHDGAVIIRDNRVEAAACILPLAVGLKHESSLGTRHRAAIGVTEETDAVALIVSEERGSISLAVGGRITSSLNEVRLKKVLAAALRK